A part of Clostridia bacterium genomic DNA contains:
- a CDS encoding AraC family transcriptional regulator, giving the protein MALHHSHNSVGNFDYKASIYKPWSIPAHFHRNYELIYIYEGTLDIFVHGERFTLSEGDFFLIRPNSIHSFTVTEEQKVWVAVFSDDYVYKFAKEYENSQFSKFRCDPDIEVFLKKYLLIGGIPPLYIIISCLNLVCDACINNATEITTQEINMNVFNQIYEYISKNYNKALSLKELARALGYEYHYASLLFHKYFNMNFKAFINLYRVQLACDFLLTTSKDILSISIECGFDNLRNFNYVFKNYTGQTPSQYRKHISKPNIQISN; this is encoded by the coding sequence ATGGCATTGCATCATTCTCACAATTCTGTCGGAAATTTCGACTATAAGGCAAGCATCTATAAACCCTGGTCGATACCTGCACATTTCCATAGAAATTATGAATTGATTTACATTTACGAAGGCACCTTGGACATATTTGTTCACGGAGAGCGCTTCACCCTTTCAGAAGGTGATTTTTTCCTGATTCGCCCCAATTCCATACACTCCTTCACGGTAACCGAAGAACAAAAGGTATGGGTAGCCGTATTTTCGGATGATTATGTCTATAAATTTGCAAAAGAGTATGAAAACTCCCAGTTTTCAAAATTCAGATGCGACCCTGATATTGAAGTATTCTTAAAGAAATATTTATTAATAGGCGGAATACCTCCGCTGTATATAATCATTTCATGTTTAAACTTAGTTTGTGATGCCTGCATCAACAATGCAACCGAAATCACAACGCAAGAAATAAATATGAATGTATTTAATCAAATTTATGAATATATATCGAAAAATTACAATAAAGCACTGTCTTTAAAAGAATTAGCCCGTGCGCTTGGCTATGAATACCATTATGCCTCCCTTTTGTTTCACAAATATTTTAATATGAATTTCAAAGCCTTTATCAATCTGTACCGGGTGCAGCTTGCCTGTGATTTTTTATTAACCACGAGCAAGGATATCCTCTCCATTTCCATCGAATGCGGCTTTGACAACCTACGTAATTTTAATTATGTATTCAAAAATTATACCGGTCAAACACCTTCACAATACAGAAAGCATATTAGCAAACCAAATATACAAATTTCAAATTGA
- a CDS encoding MBL fold metallo-hydrolase, giving the protein MKIVQLTNKTAYQTMGYVLQSKTGEVLVIDGGITGNDAELYRVIKKLGGNICLWLITHPHNDHYDAVIELLAKYKDVTYEKMGAAVLPDSWADDINEEERKELHNWNAFAKTLGDRLFEIKEGMQFSLGSMKVEVLAGNNPDLKTNPINDQSCVFKVSEDNFSILFLGDLGAEGGNRLLSKPCDLKCTAVQMAHHGQGGVTEEVYKAIEPEFAFWPTPDWLWENRKYLGEGEIGEGPFETPKTAEWMKSLGTKNIFSFDHTILFDTTTMTTTEF; this is encoded by the coding sequence ATGAAAATTGTTCAGTTGACCAACAAAACCGCTTATCAGACCATGGGTTATGTTTTACAGTCAAAAACTGGCGAAGTACTTGTTATTGATGGCGGTATAACAGGAAATGATGCGGAACTTTACAGGGTTATAAAAAAACTCGGCGGTAATATTTGCTTATGGCTTATTACGCACCCGCACAATGACCACTATGATGCAGTTATTGAGCTGCTTGCCAAATATAAAGATGTCACCTATGAAAAAATGGGCGCCGCTGTGTTACCTGATTCGTGGGCAGACGATATAAACGAAGAAGAACGAAAAGAACTGCATAACTGGAACGCTTTTGCCAAAACACTGGGTGACAGACTTTTTGAAATCAAAGAAGGTATGCAGTTTTCCCTTGGCAGTATGAAAGTGGAGGTTCTTGCCGGAAACAATCCCGATTTAAAGACAAATCCTATTAATGATCAGTCTTGCGTCTTTAAAGTTTCCGAAGATAATTTCAGCATTCTGTTTTTAGGAGATTTAGGTGCTGAAGGCGGAAACCGTCTGCTTTCCAAGCCCTGCGATTTAAAATGTACGGCAGTTCAGATGGCACACCATGGACAAGGCGGCGTTACGGAAGAAGTGTATAAAGCCATTGAGCCTGAATTTGCTTTTTGGCCGACACCCGACTGGTTATGGGAAAACAGAAAATATTTGGGAGAAGGAGAAATCGGAGAAGGTCCTTTTGAAACGCCCAAAACTGCAGAATGGATGAAATCCCTTGGCACAAAAAACATTTTTTCTTTTGACCACACGATACTATTTGATACAACCACAATGACCACAACCGAATTTTAG